From Desulfomonilaceae bacterium, a single genomic window includes:
- a CDS encoding zinc ribbon domain-containing protein, with protein sequence MPIYEYCCEQCGKEFEAWQRISDDPIEKCSMCGGKARKLISQSTFVLKGSGWYVTDYGKSSSCASSPSTGKSSGSSGSESNSTAPSDSTSAAKSTSDSEA encoded by the coding sequence ATGCCAATTTACGAATATTGTTGTGAACAATGCGGCAAAGAATTTGAAGCCTGGCAGCGAATTTCGGACGATCCAATTGAAAAGTGTTCAATGTGTGGCGGAAAAGCCAGAAAGTTGATATCTCAGTCTACTTTTGTCCTCAAGGGCTCAGGATGGTACGTTACCGATTACGGCAAAAGCAGTTCCTGCGCTTCCAGTCCTTCGACCGGCAAATCTTCGGGTTCATCGGGTTCGGAGTCCAACAGTACGGCGCCATCAGACTCCACGTCGGCCGCTAAGTCAACTTCTGATTCTGAGGCTTAG
- the mce gene encoding methylmalonyl-CoA epimerase gives MKIKKIAHLGVAVQDLESAMKFFTEDLPLEVTHTEDYQGMKIAFIPIGDSSVELLQDVSGASAIRKFLDKNGEGIHHIAYEVDDINEAISELKAKGVKLIDEKPRQGAHGMSVAFMHPKATHGILMELCQPSEEKH, from the coding sequence ATGAAGATCAAGAAAATTGCTCATCTAGGTGTTGCGGTTCAGGATCTCGAATCAGCGATGAAATTCTTCACCGAAGACCTTCCCCTTGAAGTTACACATACTGAGGACTACCAAGGCATGAAAATTGCCTTCATTCCTATAGGTGACAGTTCAGTAGAACTCCTTCAGGACGTTTCAGGCGCCTCGGCCATAAGAAAATTTTTGGACAAGAACGGTGAAGGCATCCATCACATCGCTTACGAGGTCGATGACATCAACGAGGCGATATCCGAACTAAAAGCCAAAGGGGTTAAGCTGATAGACGAAAAACCGCGGCAGGGAGCCCACGGCATGTCTGTAGCTTTCATGCATCCAAAGGCTACCCACGGTATCCTGATGGAACTATGTCAACCATCAGAAGAAAAACATTAG
- a CDS encoding RrF2 family transcriptional regulator: MRITTTSRYGVRALFDVSYHGGGDPTQIKDISRRQRISQRYLEQIFNKLLKAGLLRSRRGPRGGYMLAKDASEITVGDIIQAAQGPIIPVRCLGEDDCKRGNCEICQGCITRHVWKKTQQILIDYYNSVSIADLCAMARKEGISRELDHKYMYFI; the protein is encoded by the coding sequence ATGCGAATTACTACAACAAGCCGATATGGTGTAAGAGCCCTTTTTGACGTATCCTATCACGGTGGAGGCGATCCCACTCAAATTAAAGACATTTCAAGGCGACAGAGAATTTCTCAACGCTACTTGGAACAAATATTCAATAAATTGCTGAAAGCTGGTCTCCTGAGAAGCCGTAGAGGTCCTAGAGGCGGGTACATGCTTGCCAAGGACGCTTCCGAAATAACAGTCGGCGATATCATTCAGGCCGCGCAAGGCCCCATAATCCCTGTTCGCTGTCTGGGTGAAGACGACTGCAAGCGTGGGAATTGTGAAATTTGTCAAGGCTGTATAACCCGACACGTTTGGAAAAAAACACAACAGATCCTTATAGATTATTACAATTCGGTCAGTATTGCGGACTTGTGCGCCATGGCGCGTAAAGAAGGAATTTCTCGTGAATTGGATCACAAATATATGTACTTTATTTAA
- a CDS encoding biotin/lipoyl-containing protein, protein MAEVTMPMNGKVINILASVGDSVQEDAELVVIEAMKMELPIVATASGSVKEIKAKVGESYQVGDVLVVIE, encoded by the coding sequence ATGGCCGAAGTTACCATGCCGATGAATGGAAAAGTGATCAACATATTGGCTAGTGTGGGAGACTCAGTTCAAGAAGACGCTGAGCTTGTTGTCATTGAAGCTATGAAAATGGAACTCCCCATAGTGGCTACGGCAAGTGGGAGCGTGAAAGAAATCAAGGCGAAAGTCGGGGAATCCTACCAGGTAGGCGATGTTCTAGTTGTTATTGAATAA
- a CDS encoding NADH:flavin oxidoreductase has protein sequence MSELFDRTWINSIELDNRAVRSATWTGTADPQGFATDHTFDLYDRLARGGMGLIITGYQYILPNAIQLPHMLGNYDDALIPGLKKLADTIHEAGNKVVGQIVHTGFRANPKLFSREGALWAPSEISDPTLKYPVKSLTRQEITELIQAYADAARRLKEAGFDGVQLHGAHGYGINQFLSPCWNLRGDGYGGSVSNRYRFLGETMEAVRGAIGKDMTLMIKLNGRDFVENGLEIDETLNVAQRLEDDSIDAIEISGGSASSGKNQGPVRTKILEESDEGYFAEIAAQFKAKVKVPIITVGGLRSPQKIDGILRNHKADYVAMARPFIREPGLINRWKTGDLSKATCISCNGCFETGMKGAGISCKIDREQKES, from the coding sequence ATGAGTGAACTTTTCGATAGAACCTGGATAAATTCAATTGAACTCGACAACAGAGCTGTAAGGTCCGCTACCTGGACAGGGACCGCCGATCCGCAGGGCTTTGCGACAGATCACACTTTTGATCTTTACGACCGTCTTGCCCGCGGAGGCATGGGCCTCATTATTACCGGTTATCAATATATTCTGCCCAACGCCATTCAATTGCCACACATGCTTGGAAACTATGACGACGCGTTAATACCGGGATTGAAGAAATTGGCGGATACCATTCACGAAGCGGGAAACAAAGTTGTGGGGCAAATTGTCCACACGGGATTTCGCGCTAATCCAAAACTCTTCTCACGCGAAGGCGCTTTGTGGGCGCCATCTGAAATATCAGACCCTACCCTCAAATATCCCGTAAAATCACTAACCAGACAGGAGATTACGGAACTGATTCAAGCCTATGCGGATGCTGCGAGACGTTTGAAGGAAGCCGGCTTTGACGGCGTTCAACTGCATGGGGCTCACGGCTATGGAATAAATCAGTTCCTTTCGCCATGCTGGAACCTGAGAGGTGATGGCTACGGTGGCAGCGTTTCGAATCGTTACCGTTTTTTGGGCGAAACTATGGAAGCGGTTCGAGGCGCTATTGGAAAAGACATGACCTTAATGATTAAACTGAATGGTCGTGATTTCGTGGAAAATGGTCTCGAGATTGATGAAACCCTGAACGTAGCCCAAAGGTTGGAGGATGACAGTATAGACGCCATAGAGATAAGCGGAGGCAGCGCTTCGTCAGGCAAAAACCAGGGGCCAGTGAGGACTAAAATTCTGGAAGAATCTGACGAGGGATATTTCGCCGAGATCGCGGCTCAGTTCAAGGCCAAGGTCAAGGTTCCCATAATTACGGTGGGTGGTTTGAGATCCCCTCAGAAAATTGACGGGATTCTAAGAAACCATAAGGCGGATTACGTCGCCATGGCCAGGCCGTTTATCAGGGAACCCGGGCTTATCAACAGATGGAAAACGGGTGACCTTTCGAAAGCCACCTGCATTTCTTGCAACGGGTGTTTTGAGACGGGCATGAAGGGCGCTGGGATTTCCTGCAAAATTGATCGAGAGCAAAAAGAATCTTAG
- a CDS encoding AURKAIP1/COX24 domain-containing protein produces MGSIIKKRRKKMRKHKHKKLRAKQRHKNK; encoded by the coding sequence ATGGGTAGCATTATCAAGAAGAGAAGAAAGAAGATGCGCAAGCATAAACACAAAAAGCTTCGCGCAAAACAGCGGCACAAGAATAAGTAG